TGAACGAGCCAAAGTAACCGTACCCATCCACCTAAGCCACCCGTgaccaccaaagccacccACGCACCTCAACGGGGGGAAAGGTCGCGATGAGCTCCGGTAAAACATGCTACGACATCGACCCAGCAGGCGACGTGCTCTGCACTTATACAGGCGACGGCCAAAAAGAGCCCTTCTTAGCCGTCGGTTTCCCCCTCCTACGTTCAGTTCCCTTTGCGCCCTTCCCGTCCGATCTCGACTAATTTCCTCCCTTGTTGGTATTATCAGACTAAAACCGTCGTCCCAACCGCCAAAGCCCTCCTCTACGCCTTCTTGCCAGCCGGATATCCCCACACCGTCACGACCGACTATCTACCGTACCAGACCTACGACTCCCTCCAGGCGTTTGCCTCGTCCATCACGTCGTTGCTGGCCTCCCGCGCCGtgttggaagggttgggggtaGGGAGCAGCGAAGCCTCCCCCACGGGCGCGCTCATTCTCAAGATCACGGGCGATACCATTTCGAGGATAGCGACGATATTGTTTGCCCACCGCATGGGTCAGGCGATAGAGCCGGAATGTAAATTCTACCGGTTCCTGGCCGACATCTTTAACGATGCGGCTCAGTTCTTGGATCTGTTGACTCCGGCCCTGCCGTACCTGCCAAAGTTGGGGGTGATTGTCTCGGCGGGGGTGCTGAGGAGTCTCTGTGGTGTGGCGGCGAATGCGAGCAAAGCTAGTCTTTCGGCGCACTTTGCTGTCACGGGGAACCTGGCCGAGCTCAACGCCAAGGAGGCGTCGCAGGAAACTGTGGTGTCGCTGTTGGGCATGCTAGTGGGGagtctggtggtgaggttggtggaggataaGCACAAGGTCTGGGGGCTGATGATCATCCTTGCGGGTTGCCATTTGGCCATGAATTACCGGGCTGTCAGGGcggtgaggatgacgagCCTGAACAGGCAGAGGGCGACGATTGTGTTTAGGGAGTGGTTGGAGAGCGGGACCGTGTTGAACCCGGCGCAGGTGTCGCAGAGGGAGAGCATCTTGATGaacgggaggggggagctgAGCAGCAAGACGGGGGACTACACCGGGTTTTGTGACTTTGCGACATACGGAGAACTTAAGGGGTGGAACCCGAGGGGGTATCACAGGTATGATCTGGAGACCAAGACGTATTTTATGGGAATATGGCATCGCGGCGGGTACTTCTACATGAAAATTGCCCTAAAGGAAGCCGTCAAGAGTCCACTGGCGGCTTGGTTCGATGCCGTCAACCACGCTTATCACTTTGGATCCGCCTTCAAGGATGGACTGGAGAGCCATTACGAGAGCGAGAAGCCTTTGGGATACGTGGAtgaggagcagaaggagtCAATATTTGCAGCTCTCGGGGCCGCTGGGTGGGATTTGGAAGCAAACGCGCTGGAGACGAGGTTACCAGTAAGGGTACGAGTAGGGGATAAGAAAGGTCAGTTTACATCTTGGACTCGGGACCGCTCATGATTTGTTGACTGACATATCCCTCCAGGCACAccggaaaaggaggggctTTTGCGGCACCCCGGGCATCAAGAGTCAAAACATGATTGAGTTCATCTTGGACAGAGTGATTATCTGCAGAAGAATGCCGACTGGAATACAGAATTGGAAATAGATCAGACAGTTGTACACCATTAGAGATACCACGCAGCCTCAAACTGCACCTAACGATTAATTTCATCTTGCTTTTTtgacccaaacaccaccctcatgATACTCCGTTCCCTCTTGAACGTATAATATACACAGCTTTTACACAGACCAGAAGCGAGCAGGGATTTTTGTCATTCTCTTCATCTCTCTAGGTGGGTTTTAAGCCAGTCCAGTAGCCCTTAGCGCCCTCATCTTGACACCCTCCCAGGTGTTGAGCTTCGGCCTGACATCCAGGTAAAAGTTCAGCTTCCCTCCACCTGACGTGTCCCGCCCCGAGTAAAAGTCAATCACGTATTCCACCTTTGTTCCGCACCTGTCCACGATCCAATCGTGCCTGTCAAACGGCGCTGTATACCCCAGCAGAGTGTTGATCCTCGCCTTGGGCGTCAttttccccttttctcccgcAAACGAGTACAACCTTGGACCGCCGCAGGACTTCGAGTCGTAGTGGGCCTCCCACTTCAGAATCTCAGCCCAGGCGCGCTCGTTGACGGCGTTGTGGATGGGCACAACAGTTTTCATGTCCTTCGCCTGGGCCGAGGTAAAGCCTTTCCTCCTCATGGCCTCGAAAAACTGCTTTTCCGATGGGTAGATCCAATGGCCCGACTCAGACGTGCCGGTTTCCTGCTCGCTATTCTGGGGACAGGCGGATGGACCTGTGTCTCTGGACCGGGGGATAGAGGAAACTTCACGGACCTCGTCGAGGACAGAGGCGCGGGGCTTTGGCGGGGTTGTGGAGGCGGATTCTGTCGAGgtgggggaagagaaggaggggaggcgCAGCCACGATGTCCACGAGGAAgactgctgtggttgttgcggtTGTGTGGAGGGTTCTGATACTGGTGGTCTTGACTTGTTGCTGGCATTCTGTGCTGCTTCCCCCTTTGCCCTCGCCTGCTGCATCCACAGCTCGCGGGTTTTATGGTCGACTGGGCACTTCTCCTCAGCGCCAGCACTTGCGCCGGGAGCTCCGGCTTCTCTCATCCTGGCGGTGTTTggtgtgtttgatgatggtgtccCTCCACTCGGGTCGTCCTGTCCTGCCTTTACCACGTCTTTACCAACTAAAACTGTATCGACAAACTCGTGGTGCATTCTGTGCGCATAATTATTCCGGGAATCGTTTCTTCGAGGGTCAGTGGAGACTCGGGGACTGTCGCGAGGCTTCGTGTGCGACGGTCTTATTTATGTATTGTCGCAAAGGGTTGAAGTCAGCACGACGGAGCTGCGACGTCAGGAGGGGTCAAGCATGGAGCTTGGACTTGAGGTTGAACAGTGAGTCGCAAAAGAGGTCACAAGATGCATCATGGAACTTTGACCTGCCCGCCCCTGCTGGGTGGATATTTTGAATTCAGCAGCTGTCGCGACCCGTGGTGCCGGATCGGCCTCTGGTTGGCCAGCTGGCAGGTCCCAGTTTCTAACACTGACCTCAGACGATGCTACAGTGAAACAAATATTCTGCTTTTATTGAAGCATTTTCTGGTTTTCCATGTGTATTGGAGTTTTCATGTACATATCGCGATATCCTACTTTGACATCGGCTCGGCCGGAGCCCCATTCCCTGCTTCAAGTTTCAAGAACGGTGGAGTGGGGGTTTGAAATGTTTTTCATTTCTTTTTGCCTATCAATGCTGAACATGATCTGTCAGGGTGAAGCCTGAGCCAGCTGTTTTGCCTGTTGAGGTCCCATATCATTGAACCAAAAACACCCTTGGATACTACTCCAGCGGGGATTCTGATCGATCCATCTTGCcacttcccatccccaatcTCCAGTCCACCACATACATCGAGGCACTTTCGTGCCCTGCACCAAAAAAGTGCAATGCGCCTATAAACAAAAGaaaggccgccgccgccctctctTCCACGAAAGAGCGTTATGCGGGCGTGCCATGCTGATCCCAGTGTTTTGATGTCCTGTAAACCCACCGCCCATGCCTATGCTTTTCCGCGGCGTCCATGGGTTTTTATTCGCCTCTCTGGCGTATGTCATACCTTATCCGGGTATCATGACATCTAGTTGAAAAAAGTGAAAAAAGGTTCCCTTCGAAACTCGTGGGGAAGTGGTGTGTGATGGTGCGGGAAGAGGTAAAGTTGAAGCACATCCACTCTAGGCGAGTGTGCCTACATGTGATTAAGAGTCGGCAGAGATGATGCTCAGGCCCAGGCCGCGGCACCGCCGGTCTCAATGGCCTCAATCTCGTCAGCGGTCAGGGGGACACGGTGAAAGCGGGCCGGGAGATCATTGCGGTCGAAGTAGACACCGGAGGGGGGAGCAACCGAGCCAAGAGCAGCACCGGCATTGCCGCCAATACCGGCGTCGGCGCGGATGGTCTTGCGGAGGGGACCAAACTGCTGGGCGTGGTCACGGTAGGCGCTGAACGAGGTGTGGGCGGAACCGTTGGTGAAGGAAGCCGGAAGGGAGTTGGTTGGAGAAGCGgggtgggggcggggagtGTGGTCAATGGAGACTGTGCCAAGAATACGAGGTTAGCATGCGAAGCGTTCAAATGGCTCAAttccatcgtcgtcgtcatggACCCGGACTCACCTGGGATAGTCCGCTTGCCGAGGAACTTGATGGAGGGAGTACGCTCGGCGTGCTGAGCAGCCTGGCGAAGAACTCTGGTGGCAAACATTTTGAtatgggttggttggctgtAGTAGTATAGTCGGGGAAGCTCCGGTCGTTCCGCTCAGTGAGTGCTCCTCGCTGTGGGTGGTTTGTCGGGGTGGTTGCTGGATGCTGGATGCTGGGATGGGCAGTATATAGACGGGTCGAGCGAGGAGACGTGAGCGAAGACGATCGGGGGACTTGAGGATGGAAAGGAAGATGGATGGAG
The sequence above is a segment of the Podospora pseudoanserina strain CBS 124.78 chromosome 5, whole genome shotgun sequence genome. Coding sequences within it:
- a CDS encoding hypothetical protein (EggNog:ENOG503P0W6; COG:C; COG:O), which translates into the protein MHHEFVDTVLVGKDVVKAGQDDPSGGTPSSNTPNTARMREAGAPGASAGAEEKCPVDHKTRELWMQQARAKGEAAQNASNKSRPPVSEPSTQPQQPQQSSSWTSWLRLPSFSSPTSTESASTTPPKPRASVLDEVREVSSIPRSRDTGPSACPQNSEQETGTSESGHWIYPSEKQFFEAMRRKGFTSAQAKDMKTVVPIHNAVNERAWAEILKWEAHYDSKSCGGPRLYSFAGEKGKMTPKARINTLLGYTAPFDRHDWIVDRCGTKVEYVIDFYSGRDTSGGGKLNFYLDVRPKLNTWEGVKMRALRATGLA
- a CDS encoding hypothetical protein (COG:S; EggNog:ENOG503NXNN) is translated as MSSGKTCYDIDPAGDVLCTYTGDGQKEPFLATKTVVPTAKALLYAFLPAGYPHTVTTDYLPYQTYDSLQAFASSITSLLASRAVLEGLGVGSSEASPTGALILKITGDTISRIATILFAHRMGQAIEPECKFYRFLADIFNDAAQFLDLLTPALPYLPKLGVIVSAGVLRSLCGVAANASKASLSAHFAVTGNLAELNAKEASQETVVSLLGMLVGSLVVRLVEDKHKVWGLMIILAGCHLAMNYRAVRAVRMTSLNRQRATIVFREWLESGTVLNPAQVSQRESILMNGRGELSSKTGDYTGFCDFATYGELKGWNPRGYHRYDLETKTYFMGIWHRGGYFYMKIALKEAVKSPLAAWFDAVNHAYHFGSAFKDGLESHYESEKPLGYVDEEQKESIFAALGAAGWDLEANALETRLPVRVRVGDKKGTPEKEGLLRHPGHQESKHD